The following coding sequences are from one Arachis hypogaea cultivar Tifrunner chromosome 7, arahy.Tifrunner.gnm2.J5K5, whole genome shotgun sequence window:
- the LOC140174295 gene encoding uncharacterized protein produces MAEFVILRDSMAYNIILGRKTINDVGAIISTKLLVMKFITDNRSVGSIKGELETAVACDNAGLSLKKKSKEVLGVFLADLDARVDDNPRPEPEGDLEKFRVGDTEEKFTFINRNLLHELKEPLVEMIRANGDLFAWTPADMPGIDPHLMSHHLAIKPKARPVAQRRRRMSQKRAEEVARQTASLLEAAFIRELDYSTWLSNIVLVKKHNGRWRMCINYSDLNKACPKDCYPLPNIDALVDAAAGYRYLSFMDA; encoded by the coding sequence ATGGCCGAGTTCGTAATTCTGCGAGACTCCATGGCCTATAACATCATACTAGGGAGAAAAACCATCAACGATGTCGGAGCCATAATCAGCACAAAGCTGCTAGTAATGAAGTTCATCACGGACAACAGATCTGTAGGGTCCATAAAAGGGGAGTTAGAAACGGCGGTCGCTTGCGACAACGCCGGCCTCTCCTTGAAGAAAAAGTCCAAAGAAGTATTGGGGGTGTTCCTGGCCGACCTGGACGCCCGTGTCGACGATAACCCTAGGCCAGAACCAGAGGGGGACCTAGAGAAGTTCAGGGTTGGAGACACAGAGGAGAAGTTCACGTTCATAAATAGAAACCTCCTgcatgaattgaaagagcctTTGGTAGAGATGATCAGGGCCAACGGCGACCTGTTCGCCTGgacaccagccgacatgccgggcatagaccctcaCCTTATGTCACACCACCTGGCCATCAAGCCTAAAGCTCGGCCAGTGGCCCAAAGGAGAAGGAGAATGTCACAAAAAagagcagaggaggtggccaggcaaaCGGCTAGCCTCCTAGAAGCAGCCTTTATTCGAGAACTAGACTACTCGACTTGGTTGTCGAACAtagtcctggtaaaaaagcacaatgggaggtggagaatgtgcataaaCTACTCCGACCTTAAcaaagcatgtcccaaggactgctaccccctcCCCAACATTGATGCGCTCGTCGATGCGGCAGCAgggtaccggtatctgagcttcatggacgcTTAA